From the genome of Geminocystis sp. M7585_C2015_104, one region includes:
- a CDS encoding transaldolase — protein MANLLEQLKQYTIVVADTGEIQAIETFKPRDATTNPSLITAAAQMPQYREIVDETLKEARRELGESASVEEVAKLAVDWLAVAFGKKILEIVPGRVSTEVDARLSYDTEGTVNKARYLISLYEKAGVSRERVLIKIASTWEGIRAAEILEKEGIHCNLTLLFGFHQAVACAEAGVTLISPFVGRILDWYKKETGRDYFPGPEDPGVQSVTRIYNYYKKFGYKTEVMGASFRNIEQICELAGCDLLTISPKLLEELQSKEGELPRKLSPEKAAAMDIEKITMDRETFDKMHSQDRMAREKLDEGIRGFTKALETLEQFLARRLSCLERGETLAHAVDDIFHVYDLDGDGFITREEWAGADAVFDALDSNRDGKISAEEMASGLGAVLYLAKVC, from the coding sequence ATGGCGAATTTACTAGAACAGTTGAAACAATATACAATAGTTGTGGCGGATACTGGAGAAATTCAGGCTATTGAGACATTTAAACCTAGAGATGCTACCACCAATCCCTCTCTAATAACAGCAGCAGCACAGATGCCTCAGTATCGGGAAATTGTAGATGAAACCCTAAAAGAGGCTAGAAGGGAATTGGGGGAATCCGCCTCTGTTGAAGAAGTAGCTAAACTGGCAGTAGACTGGCTAGCAGTGGCATTTGGTAAAAAAATACTAGAAATAGTGCCGGGAAGAGTCTCCACAGAAGTAGATGCCCGTTTATCCTATGATACAGAAGGCACAGTCAACAAAGCTCGTTATCTGATTTCCCTCTACGAAAAAGCAGGGGTTAGCAGGGAAAGGGTTTTAATTAAAATTGCCTCCACCTGGGAAGGGATTAGGGCCGCCGAAATCCTCGAAAAAGAGGGCATTCACTGCAATCTCACCCTCCTTTTTGGCTTCCATCAAGCAGTAGCCTGTGCAGAAGCAGGTGTTACCCTCATCTCCCCCTTCGTAGGCAGAATTCTAGACTGGTATAAGAAGGAAACCGGGAGAGATTACTTCCCTGGGCCTGAAGATCCTGGAGTGCAATCAGTTACGAGAATATATAACTATTACAAAAAATTTGGGTATAAGACAGAGGTAATGGGGGCAAGTTTCCGTAACATAGAACAAATCTGTGAGTTGGCAGGGTGTGATTTATTAACAATCTCCCCCAAACTGTTGGAAGAGTTACAAAGCAAGGAAGGGGAATTGCCCAGGAAACTGTCACCGGAAAAGGCAGCCGCCATGGACATAGAAAAGATTACCATGGACAGGGAGACTTTTGATAAAATGCACAGTCAGGATAGAATGGCCAGAGAGAAACTGGATGAGGGGATTAGGGGATTCACTAAGGCGTTAGAAACTCTGGAACAATTTTTGGCTAGGCGTTTAAGCTGTTTGGAAAGGGGGGAAACTCTGGCCCATGCGGTGGATGACATTTTCCACGTCTATGACTTAGACGGCGACGGGTTTATTACCAGGGAGGAATGGGCAGGGGCCGATGCCGTCTTTGATGCCCTAGATTCCAACCGCGACGGGAAAATTAGCGCCGAGGAGATGGCCTCCGGTCTGGGAGCCGTGTTATACTTGGCAAAGGTCTGTTAG
- a CDS encoding photosystem II protein Y, with the protein MDWRLLIVLLPVLVAAGWAVYNIAAAAVEQFQKLFNKQQKA; encoded by the coding sequence ATGGATTGGAGATTATTGATAGTACTATTGCCCGTATTAGTGGCTGCTGGCTGGGCGGTTTACAATATAGCTGCAGCAGCCGTGGAGCAATTTCAAAAGCTCTTCAACAAACAACAAAAAGCCTAG
- a CDS encoding DUF2256 domain-containing protein gives MAKQRKKSDLPTKICPVCGLSFTWRKKWASCWEEVKYCSERCRRRRHTIASEDRGGY, from the coding sequence ATGGCTAAACAGAGAAAGAAATCTGATTTACCCACCAAAATATGCCCAGTATGTGGCTTATCCTTCACGTGGCGGAAAAAGTGGGCCTCCTGCTGGGAGGAGGTAAAATATTGTTCAGAAAGATGTAGACGACGCCGACATACTATTGCCTCTGAAGATAGGGGGGGTTATTAG
- a CDS encoding cupin: MTVLRIFQQDNPQTPIFDSNNIASPKERINTIKEKLQQLGVRFEQWETKTEVVSGASEEEILSAYQPEVEKLMSEGGYLKVDVVSLTPNHPQKEELRQKFLSEHTHSEDEVRFFVDGLGLFSIHIDNQVLEILCGRGDLIGVPANTRHWFDMGANPRFTAIRFFNNPSGWIANYTGSDIASRFSRLEDYLAVSVS, translated from the coding sequence ATGACTGTACTGAGAATATTCCAACAAGACAATCCACAAACCCCCATATTCGACAGTAATAACATTGCATCCCCAAAGGAGAGGATTAACACCATCAAGGAGAAATTACAACAATTGGGTGTGAGATTTGAGCAGTGGGAGACTAAGACAGAAGTAGTTTCTGGGGCATCGGAGGAGGAGATTCTGTCTGCCTATCAACCAGAAGTGGAAAAATTAATGTCTGAGGGAGGGTATCTAAAGGTAGATGTAGTTAGTCTTACCCCAAATCATCCCCAGAAGGAGGAATTGAGGCAAAAATTCCTTTCAGAACACACCCATAGTGAGGACGAAGTACGTTTCTTTGTAGACGGCTTGGGGTTGTTTAGTATTCATATAGACAATCAGGTATTAGAGATATTGTGCGGCAGAGGAGACTTAATAGGCGTGCCAGCCAATACCCGTCACTGGTTTGACATGGGTGCGAATCCCCGTTTTACTGCCATTCGTTTCTTCAACAATCCCTCTGGCTGGATTGCCAACTACACTGGCAGTGACATCGCCAGTCGTTTCTCCCGTCTGGAAGACTATCTAGCAGTGTCTGTGTCTTGA
- the cysS gene encoding cysteine--tRNA ligase — protein MSLIVYNTLTKREEEFKPLNPPQVKMYCCGITAYDYCHLGHARTCVVWDVVRSYLVWRGYQVRYIQNFTDIDDKILNRARQENTTMEEVAERFIQAYFEDMERLNVYKADSYPRVTHTLDGIKRLIWELEEKGFAYQSQGDVYYAVDKFPGYGKLSGRRLEELQVGASGRIDVSASQQVKQNSFDFALWKAAKPDEPGFDSPWGKGRPGWHIECSAMIRENLGETIDIHVGGSDLIFPHHENEIAQSEAVTGRPLALYWLHNGMVTVNGEKMSKSLGNFITIRELLDRYDPMAVRLFILQTHYRKPLDFSESALQAAMGGWQTLKEALCFGYKYAKELSFEASEATSLNTDKNIENAFREAVDSDFNFAAGLAILFELAKELRKESNLLSHQGNFSQSSRDLLAKWHTLVSLAKILRLEVKHQDVVTQQEEIEDREIEALVQQRSIARKQKNYAESDRIRDYLKQKGVILVDLPGGVTKWHRS, from the coding sequence ATGAGTCTGATTGTCTACAATACCCTCACCAAAAGGGAAGAAGAATTTAAGCCCCTCAATCCCCCTCAAGTTAAGATGTATTGCTGCGGTATCACCGCCTACGACTACTGTCACCTGGGACATGCCCGCACTTGTGTCGTCTGGGATGTGGTGAGAAGCTATCTAGTCTGGCGAGGTTATCAAGTAAGATACATACAGAACTTTACAGACATAGATGACAAAATTTTGAACCGCGCCCGTCAGGAAAACACCACCATGGAGGAGGTGGCTGAGCGTTTCATCCAAGCCTATTTTGAGGATATGGAGAGGCTAAATGTATACAAGGCTGACTCTTATCCTCGAGTGACTCATACCCTAGATGGCATAAAAAGGCTGATTTGGGAATTGGAGGAAAAGGGTTTTGCCTATCAGTCTCAGGGGGATGTCTACTATGCAGTGGATAAGTTCCCCGGATATGGTAAACTGTCTGGACGCAGGTTAGAAGAATTACAGGTGGGGGCTAGTGGGAGAATTGATGTTTCTGCATCCCAACAGGTAAAACAAAATTCTTTTGACTTTGCCCTCTGGAAAGCTGCAAAACCAGATGAACCAGGTTTTGATTCTCCCTGGGGTAAAGGAAGACCTGGATGGCATATCGAATGTTCTGCTATGATAAGGGAAAACCTGGGGGAGACTATCGACATTCACGTAGGCGGCAGTGATTTAATCTTCCCTCACCACGAAAACGAGATTGCCCAGTCAGAAGCCGTCACAGGTAGGCCCCTTGCCCTCTACTGGTTGCATAATGGCATGGTGACAGTTAACGGGGAAAAAATGTCTAAATCCCTGGGCAATTTTATCACCATCCGCGAACTTTTGGATAGATATGACCCCATGGCGGTGCGTCTTTTCATACTGCAAACTCACTACAGAAAACCCCTAGACTTCAGCGAATCTGCTTTACAAGCCGCCATGGGTGGGTGGCAAACCCTTAAAGAAGCCCTCTGTTTCGGTTACAAATACGCCAAGGAGCTCTCTTTTGAAGCATCTGAGGCTACCAGTTTAAATACTGACAAAAATATAGAAAACGCCTTCCGGGAGGCGGTAGACTCGGATTTTAATTTTGCCGCGGGTTTGGCAATTCTGTTTGAACTAGCCAAGGAATTGCGTAAAGAATCCAATTTACTTAGTCACCAAGGCAATTTCTCTCAATCTTCTCGGGATTTACTGGCCAAATGGCACACTCTGGTTTCCCTTGCTAAAATCCTACGTTTGGAAGTCAAACACCAGGATGTTGTCACCCAACAGGAGGAAATTGAAGACAGAGAAATCGAAGCACTCGTGCAACAACGCAGTATTGCCCGTAAACAGAAAAATTATGCAGAAAGTGATCGTATTAGGGATTATCTAAAACAAAAAGGTGTTATTCTGGTAGACTTGCCCGGTGGTGTCACCAAATGGCATCGTAGCTAA
- a CDS encoding methylthioribulose 1-phosphate dehydratase, whose product MTYSQRDFEKAAENIINIGRILYQRGWTPATSSNFSQRLDGRYCAITVSGKDKGNLTIEDVMVVDLEGIPQTPQKPSAETLLHTSLYAWDSSIGAVLHTHSLHSNLISCLCQGNRWRLQGYELLKAFAGIDTHETVVDFPIFDNSQDIPQLAKQVREYLERGIPCWGYLIRKHGVYTWGRDMAEALRHLEAIEYLMECELELMRLKGVT is encoded by the coding sequence ATGACATATTCTCAGAGGGATTTTGAAAAGGCGGCAGAGAATATCATCAATATAGGTAGGATTTTATACCAGCGGGGGTGGACACCGGCAACCAGTAGTAATTTTTCCCAGCGTTTGGATGGGAGGTATTGTGCCATTACAGTGTCTGGTAAAGATAAGGGGAATCTCACCATAGAAGACGTGATGGTGGTAGATTTAGAAGGAATTCCCCAAACTCCCCAAAAACCCTCTGCGGAAACCCTTCTCCATACCAGTCTCTATGCCTGGGATTCTTCCATTGGCGCGGTTTTACATACCCATTCCCTCCATAGCAACTTGATTAGTTGTCTTTGTCAGGGTAATCGTTGGCGATTGCAGGGGTATGAGTTGTTAAAGGCTTTTGCTGGCATTGACACCCATGAGACTGTAGTAGACTTTCCCATTTTTGACAACTCCCAGGATATACCACAATTAGCGAAACAGGTGAGAGAATATCTAGAAAGAGGAATCCCCTGCTGGGGGTATTTGATTAGAAAACACGGAGTCTACACCTGGGGTAGGGATATGGCAGAGGCATTAAGACATTTAGAGGCGATAGAATATTTAATGGAGTGCGAATTGGAACTTATGCGGCTAAAGGGTGTAACTTAA
- a CDS encoding YeeE/YedE family protein: protein METSWINGLIGGVLIGISATILLAFNGRIAGISGMINGALEFKASQLWRWYFLGGMLLGGLLFEYVLPFPDTPRYPFHPIAMLVGGFLVGWGTTMANGCTSGHGVCGLGRLSLRSLVAVITFLITGILTVFVTRHLLA from the coding sequence ATGGAAACCAGCTGGATAAATGGCTTAATAGGAGGAGTCTTGATAGGAATCAGTGCCACGATATTGTTAGCCTTTAATGGTAGGATTGCGGGGATAAGTGGAATGATTAATGGGGCTTTGGAATTTAAAGCCTCACAGCTTTGGCGTTGGTATTTTCTAGGAGGAATGTTGTTGGGGGGATTACTGTTTGAATACGTCTTGCCCTTTCCGGATACTCCCCGTTATCCCTTCCACCCCATTGCTATGCTTGTGGGTGGTTTTCTGGTAGGGTGGGGCACAACCATGGCTAACGGTTGTACTAGTGGACATGGTGTTTGTGGGCTAGGTAGACTATCATTACGCTCACTAGTAGCTGTTATTACATTCCTCATCACTGGGATTCTAACTGTATTCGTCACCAGGCATCTACTGGCATAG
- a CDS encoding threonylcarbamoyl-AMP synthase, with protein MATLYQVNHKNPQNRKIEAITKALREGAIMLYPTDTVYAIGCDINCKKAVERVRAIKRLTNDKPLTFLCSSLSNIAEYATVSDEAYYIMKRLIPGPYTFLLPATKLVPKLVMSPKRRTTGIRVPDHPVCQALLNNLNNPIISTSAHINEEEGYSPSENWEKAKLFDYFDKIVDIIIDDDTDPGYEVSTIIDFSSESPTIVRQGKGWEEVRKWLTVVEE; from the coding sequence ATGGCGACATTGTATCAGGTAAATCATAAAAACCCCCAGAATCGCAAGATAGAGGCCATTACAAAAGCTCTAAGGGAGGGGGCAATTATGCTCTATCCTACAGACACAGTATATGCCATTGGCTGCGACATAAATTGCAAAAAAGCGGTGGAAAGAGTTAGGGCAATCAAACGACTAACTAATGACAAACCCCTGACTTTTTTGTGTTCCTCCCTGTCAAATATAGCCGAATATGCCACTGTTTCTGACGAGGCCTATTATATCATGAAAAGGTTAATTCCAGGACCTTATACTTTTCTTTTGCCCGCCACTAAACTAGTGCCTAAACTAGTAATGTCTCCCAAAAGGAGAACTACAGGGATTAGAGTCCCAGACCATCCGGTTTGTCAAGCTCTGTTAAACAATCTTAACAACCCTATCATTTCCACCTCAGCACACATTAACGAGGAGGAGGGGTATTCCCCTTCTGAAAATTGGGAAAAGGCTAAGTTGTTTGACTATTTTGACAAGATTGTGGACATTATAATAGACGATGATACAGACCCAGGTTACGAAGTGTCCACCATTATAGACTTTTCTTCGGAAAGTCCCACAATAGTTAGACAGGGAAAAGGATGGGAAGAAGTGAGGAAATGGTTAACGGTTGTGGAGGAGTGA
- a CDS encoding YeeE/YedE family protein encodes MKPQNIIAILSGLLFGLGLGISQMVDREKVLGFLDVAGKWDATLIFVLGGAVVVTLIAFRFILSWKQPLLDSQFHLPARNDIDSKLIVGAAIFGIGWGISGYCPGPAVTSLVQFSPNPFLFVIAFVLGSLAYKFTTEGKQ; translated from the coding sequence ATGAAACCACAGAATATAATTGCTATTCTTTCCGGGTTGCTATTTGGATTGGGGTTAGGCATCTCCCAAATGGTAGACAGGGAAAAGGTGTTAGGCTTTCTAGATGTAGCCGGAAAATGGGATGCCACCCTCATCTTCGTATTGGGAGGGGCGGTGGTTGTAACCCTCATTGCCTTCCGTTTTATTCTATCTTGGAAACAACCCCTATTGGATTCCCAATTCCATCTGCCTGCCCGTAACGACATTGACTCCAAACTTATTGTGGGCGCGGCAATTTTTGGTATTGGTTGGGGTATCAGTGGCTACTGTCCTGGCCCCGCGGTAACTTCTCTGGTACAATTTAGTCCCAATCCCTTTCTCTTTGTAATAGCCTTTGTCCTTGGTTCTCTTGCCTATAAGTTTACCACAGAAGGGAAACAATAG
- a CDS encoding DUF502 domain-containing protein produces the protein MLRKLKEDLKNDFLAGLLVVIPLATTIWLSYVIATWAIDLLTRIPKQLNPLDNLHPVLLNLINFCIGLTVPLAFILSIGLMARNIVGQWLLHLGERIVQGIPLAGAVYKTVKQILETILQDTENKFRRVVLVEYPRKGIWSIGFVTGKVSDAIGKNFEKPLLSVFIPTTPNPTTGWYAIVPEEEVTTLDMSIEDAFKILLSGGIVTPNSGNGNYPSTSNNGYRGKPLLIGKNPPPPTAR, from the coding sequence GTGTTAAGAAAACTAAAGGAAGACTTGAAAAACGACTTTCTGGCAGGATTGTTGGTGGTTATTCCTTTAGCTACCACCATATGGCTGAGCTATGTTATCGCTACCTGGGCAATAGATTTACTAACCAGAATACCAAAACAACTCAATCCCCTTGACAACCTCCATCCAGTATTACTGAATCTGATAAATTTCTGTATTGGCCTAACTGTGCCTCTAGCATTTATACTATCAATAGGGTTGATGGCCAGAAATATAGTTGGCCAATGGTTGTTGCACTTAGGGGAGAGAATAGTACAGGGGATACCCCTGGCTGGTGCGGTTTATAAAACTGTAAAACAGATACTAGAAACCATTCTCCAAGACACGGAAAACAAATTCCGTCGGGTGGTATTAGTAGAATACCCTCGTAAGGGGATTTGGAGTATAGGGTTTGTCACCGGCAAAGTCAGTGATGCCATTGGCAAGAATTTTGAAAAACCCTTACTAAGTGTCTTTATCCCCACTACCCCCAATCCCACCACTGGTTGGTATGCTATTGTACCGGAGGAAGAGGTAACAACCTTAGACATGTCTATTGAGGATGCCTTTAAAATCCTCCTCTCTGGTGGAATTGTCACCCCCAACAGTGGTAATGGCAATTATCCCAGCACAAGCAATAATGGCTACAGGGGAAAACCCCTTCTGATTGGCAAAAACCCCCCACCCCCCACCGCCCGCTGA